Proteins from one Gimesia maris genomic window:
- a CDS encoding sulfatase-like hydrolase/transferase yields MIRTLIIALSVYTLLPALLSAADAISKPNIVLIMADDLGYGDLSCYGSQNCNTPHLDRLAANGIRFTDFHSSGAVCSPTRAGLLTGRYQQRAGIDGVVYANPKKNRHHGLQKNEITLAQCLQDAGYQTGMFGKWHLGYQRQYNPTFRGFQQFVGYVSGNVDYFAHLDGTGVFDWWHNAELNREEQGYVTHLINDHALEFIRQQQEKPFFVYIAHEAVHSPYQGPHDQPMRKEGGGDIKSAKRKDIANAYREMNTEMDKGIGQIVDVLKEVNLTEKTFIFFLSDNGANKNGSNGKLRGFKGSLWEGGHRVPAIACWPGRIPEGTVCDEPVISIDLMPTILELANAKIPAGHKLDGVSLVSLLKDRKSLVPRQIFWEYNGKSAMRQGHWKLVLNQTRKEPIELYDLTRDMSESKNLADNQPQRVQQMQSALAAWKSDVQKTATTQPEK; encoded by the coding sequence GTGATAAGAACTCTGATCATCGCTCTATCGGTGTATACATTGCTGCCTGCTCTTTTATCTGCTGCAGACGCGATATCGAAACCTAATATCGTATTGATTATGGCTGACGATTTAGGGTATGGCGACCTGAGCTGTTACGGGAGTCAGAATTGCAATACCCCTCATCTGGATCGGCTGGCTGCCAATGGTATCAGATTTACTGATTTTCATTCCAGCGGAGCAGTCTGCAGTCCCACACGAGCAGGCTTGCTGACTGGCCGCTATCAACAGAGAGCCGGGATTGATGGAGTGGTCTATGCGAACCCGAAGAAGAACCGACATCATGGTTTGCAGAAAAATGAAATCACGCTGGCACAATGCCTGCAGGATGCGGGTTACCAGACAGGCATGTTTGGCAAATGGCATCTGGGTTATCAAAGACAGTACAATCCGACATTTCGTGGGTTTCAGCAGTTCGTGGGGTACGTGAGCGGGAATGTTGACTATTTTGCCCATCTGGATGGGACCGGAGTATTTGACTGGTGGCATAACGCTGAGTTGAACCGTGAAGAGCAGGGGTATGTGACGCATCTGATCAATGATCATGCCCTGGAGTTTATTCGTCAGCAACAAGAAAAACCATTTTTTGTCTATATCGCACATGAAGCCGTGCATTCTCCCTATCAGGGACCCCATGATCAACCGATGCGCAAAGAGGGGGGCGGCGATATCAAGTCTGCGAAACGAAAAGATATCGCGAATGCCTACCGTGAGATGAATACCGAGATGGATAAAGGCATCGGACAAATAGTCGATGTCTTAAAAGAAGTGAACCTGACTGAAAAAACATTCATTTTCTTTCTGTCCGATAATGGTGCTAACAAGAATGGTTCGAACGGAAAGCTGCGTGGTTTCAAAGGCAGTCTCTGGGAAGGGGGGCATCGTGTGCCAGCGATTGCCTGCTGGCCTGGGCGGATTCCTGAGGGAACGGTGTGTGATGAGCCCGTCATCAGTATCGACTTGATGCCTACCATTCTGGAATTGGCAAATGCGAAAATCCCTGCGGGACACAAGCTGGATGGGGTCAGTCTGGTTTCATTATTAAAAGACCGGAAATCACTTGTGCCCCGCCAGATATTCTGGGAATACAATGGCAAATCTGCAATGCGACAGGGGCATTGGAAACTGGTTCTGAATCAGACTCGTAAAGAACCGATTGAGTTGTATGATCTCACTCGAGATATGTCAGAATCAAAAAATCTGGCTGACAACCAGCCACAACGAGTTCAGCAAATGCAATCTGCACTCGCTGCCTGGAAGTCAGATGTGCAGAAAACCGCAACAACTCAACCTGAAAAATAA
- a CDS encoding DUF1501 domain-containing protein — MMNQQEISRRSALQIGFLGGLGLSLPGFMKLTAANAESAVSKTRKADAVLFLNLAGGVSHLDTLDRKPDAPSETQGEFQSIQTCLSGFNVCEYMPRYAAKADQFTLIRGISHSAGAHPQGQSWISTGNRPVPALIYPSLGSVVSKEISSKPDLPGYVAIPKTEWNAGYMGDAYAPFKTNTVPRPGQPFQVRGISLPEGLTLEKVNQRQQLLDKLNRRFKNEATESQLLEALDQFGSQAYNMITSKRARTAFDVEQESKSIRNLFTPDEFNQSVFLGCRLIEYGVPFVTVTYAGWDTHTENFAGHRRLLPALDGGMTAGLEMLKQKGLLERTLIVIMGEFGRTPKINVNAGRDHYPRVNWCLMTGAGIRPGQFIGGTTKAGDAPDEGTEIKPDDIAATIYHSLGIDPLMEYFTNTGRPTMLVPHGRVMQELFA, encoded by the coding sequence ATGATGAATCAACAGGAAATCAGTAGACGCAGCGCATTACAGATTGGATTTCTGGGAGGGCTTGGATTATCGTTGCCGGGATTTATGAAGTTGACGGCAGCCAATGCTGAGTCTGCGGTTTCGAAGACCAGAAAAGCGGATGCTGTCCTGTTCCTGAATCTGGCGGGAGGTGTTTCGCATCTGGATACGCTGGACAGGAAACCTGATGCGCCGAGTGAGACGCAAGGAGAGTTTCAATCCATTCAGACGTGTCTTTCCGGATTTAATGTCTGTGAGTACATGCCCAGGTATGCGGCGAAAGCGGATCAGTTTACTTTGATTCGAGGCATCTCTCATTCGGCGGGTGCTCATCCCCAGGGGCAATCCTGGATTTCTACGGGGAATCGACCGGTACCCGCGTTGATTTATCCCTCACTCGGTTCGGTGGTCAGTAAGGAAATCTCAAGTAAGCCGGACCTTCCGGGTTATGTGGCGATTCCCAAAACCGAATGGAATGCCGGCTATATGGGGGATGCATATGCGCCCTTTAAAACCAACACTGTTCCGCGACCGGGACAGCCTTTTCAGGTTCGAGGAATTTCTCTACCTGAAGGTCTCACGCTGGAAAAGGTCAATCAGAGACAGCAGTTGCTCGATAAACTGAACCGACGTTTTAAAAACGAAGCGACCGAGAGCCAGTTGCTGGAAGCATTAGACCAGTTCGGCTCACAGGCATATAACATGATCACTTCAAAACGGGCACGGACAGCTTTCGATGTGGAACAGGAATCAAAGTCGATTCGTAACCTGTTTACACCCGATGAATTTAACCAGTCTGTCTTTCTGGGGTGTCGCCTGATTGAATATGGTGTGCCTTTTGTGACGGTCACCTATGCTGGCTGGGATACGCATACAGAAAACTTCGCCGGTCATCGTCGGTTATTACCTGCATTGGATGGTGGAATGACGGCGGGACTGGAAATGTTGAAGCAGAAAGGGTTACTGGAACGAACCCTGATTGTAATTATGGGCGAGTTCGGCCGCACACCTAAAATCAATGTCAATGCAGGTCGCGATCATTATCCGCGCGTGAACTGGTGTCTGATGACGGGGGCTGGAATCAGACCAGGTCAGTTCATCGGTGGAACAACCAAAGCTGGAGATGCGCCTGATGAAGGTACTGAGATCAAGCCCGATGATATCGCTGCGACAATCTATCACAGCCTGGGGATCGACCCACTGATGGAGTACTTCACCAATACCGGCCGTCCCACGATGCTGGTCCCCCACGGTCGAGTCATGCAGGAATTGTTTGCCTGA
- a CDS encoding DUF1549 domain-containing protein gives MLVRRWFLLALFAVIFTQPVFPAEKVAPVEARTPEQLAVEGLRRFCTNLQTNKDGSARLVRLSKPHVTLEALNQLEQFPRLDYLAMVCPHLGDEALLYIRDLTNLDTLMLSESAVGDSGLSCLKKLNKLERLYLDNTKVTDAGLQHLSSLKQLKVLSLRNLNVTDQGMQTLADLNNLEVLFLSGTQVSDAGLKSLTELKQLKILYLARTAITGSQLSALNTLESLEHLSLNRTKLQPVVVDALSGLTQLKGLEIQYTGLGESSIQQLKRNLEKTNIFTGEKSDASTTPVLFAGSDSIQLKAVLPPIQERISAGEKLKPDFQQHVIPLLGRLGCNSRNCHGSFQGRGGFQLSMFGYDFKLDHDNLLKRIDKAHPEQSLVLNKPTSEDEHEGGVRLPPGGWEQSLLREWIKAGANKNEKNSPRFIRLDVTPQQVVFSEKGEAVSLNAIAVWSDGTREDVTCLTRFESKDDSVAAVTPEGIIHSRGPGDTYVISYYDNGIFSTQVILPVKKYEDNQYPDVPTPTKVDQHVINKLRKLGIQPSELCTDEEFLRRVSLDMTGTLPAPDEIREFLKDTSTEKRAQKIEELLERPAYVAWWSMKLSDLTGSNAGYLGGTEMAQPVAGQWNAWIQRRVEDNIGWDQIVSGIILGTSRLPGQTFEEFMAQQSEFTSIKDRADFTALDNTMPHYWARGNMTVPSDKALAFGYTFLGMRLDCAQCHKHPFDEWSKQDFELFTEFFTRIKFGVPPDAAVLHEQTRNMLGVPVKLNTAALRRQSYLRIAAEGRSIPWREVYIEPAKTEKQVAKLLGGEEIDISESNDPRELLMQWMLNEPNHYFAKAFVNRIWAHYFNVGIINPPDDLNQANPPSNKALLDYLVNGFIKSGYDMKWLHRTIANSRTYQLSWRPHLTNRKDTRNFSHAVLRRLPAEVAIDAILQATASEKQLAKLATHTDRRKITQHPLSYQTRAIDFSLLVFGKPLRTTNCDCERQDEPTLLQSLYVRNDSEMLGHLTRSDSWLMELKGKSFTQSEQGMLVTEAYLRTLSRLPEESEWKESLKHLQKTETVQEGLHDLLWVLLNTQEFITNH, from the coding sequence ATGCTGGTCCGACGGTGGTTTCTCCTGGCCTTGTTCGCGGTTATTTTTACGCAGCCGGTATTTCCGGCGGAGAAGGTTGCTCCCGTTGAAGCCAGAACTCCCGAACAGCTGGCAGTGGAAGGACTACGGCGATTCTGTACGAATCTGCAGACAAATAAAGATGGTAGCGCTCGTCTCGTCCGGTTAAGCAAACCGCATGTCACACTTGAAGCATTGAACCAACTGGAACAATTCCCTCGACTCGACTATCTGGCAATGGTCTGTCCTCATCTGGGTGATGAAGCTCTCCTGTATATTCGAGATCTGACGAACCTTGATACCCTGATGCTCTCCGAATCAGCGGTTGGTGATTCGGGTTTGAGTTGTCTGAAGAAACTCAACAAACTGGAGCGGCTTTATCTGGACAATACGAAAGTCACCGATGCCGGTCTACAGCATTTATCTTCCCTGAAGCAACTCAAGGTGCTTTCCTTGCGAAATTTGAATGTAACCGACCAGGGAATGCAGACGCTGGCAGATCTGAATAATCTGGAAGTGCTGTTTCTGTCCGGAACGCAAGTAAGCGATGCCGGATTGAAATCGCTTACGGAACTGAAACAACTGAAAATTCTCTATCTTGCACGGACCGCAATCACAGGTTCGCAATTGTCAGCATTGAATACATTAGAGAGCCTTGAGCACCTGTCGCTGAATCGAACGAAATTACAGCCAGTTGTAGTGGATGCATTATCGGGTTTGACTCAACTGAAAGGTCTGGAGATCCAATATACGGGACTGGGTGAATCCTCTATTCAACAACTCAAAAGGAACTTGGAAAAGACGAACATATTTACTGGTGAGAAGTCAGATGCTTCAACCACACCTGTCTTATTTGCTGGATCAGATTCCATTCAGTTGAAAGCTGTTTTACCTCCCATTCAGGAACGTATCTCAGCCGGTGAAAAACTCAAGCCTGATTTCCAGCAGCATGTCATTCCGCTGCTGGGACGACTGGGGTGTAACAGTCGGAACTGCCATGGATCGTTTCAGGGACGTGGTGGTTTTCAACTGTCGATGTTTGGCTACGATTTCAAACTGGATCACGACAACCTGCTGAAACGGATTGACAAAGCACACCCTGAACAGAGCCTGGTGTTGAACAAGCCCACTTCGGAAGACGAACATGAAGGGGGCGTACGACTGCCGCCGGGTGGCTGGGAACAGAGTCTGTTACGAGAGTGGATCAAAGCTGGGGCAAATAAAAATGAGAAAAACTCCCCCCGGTTTATTCGTCTGGATGTGACGCCGCAGCAGGTCGTTTTTTCTGAAAAAGGAGAGGCAGTCTCCCTCAATGCCATCGCGGTCTGGTCGGATGGCACTCGTGAAGATGTGACCTGCCTGACCCGATTTGAATCCAAAGATGATAGTGTGGCTGCAGTCACTCCGGAGGGAATCATTCACTCCCGGGGTCCCGGGGATACGTACGTCATTTCCTATTATGACAACGGCATCTTTTCAACTCAGGTCATTCTGCCTGTTAAGAAGTATGAAGACAATCAATATCCCGATGTACCGACGCCGACCAAAGTGGATCAGCATGTCATCAACAAGTTGCGTAAGCTCGGAATTCAGCCATCGGAGTTGTGCACAGATGAAGAATTTCTCAGACGTGTCAGCCTGGATATGACAGGTACGCTGCCTGCACCAGATGAAATACGAGAGTTCCTCAAGGATACGTCTACAGAAAAACGAGCGCAAAAAATCGAGGAACTGCTTGAGCGTCCTGCGTATGTCGCGTGGTGGAGTATGAAACTCTCCGATCTCACGGGGAGTAATGCCGGATATCTTGGCGGGACCGAAATGGCACAACCGGTTGCCGGTCAATGGAACGCCTGGATTCAGAGGCGCGTAGAGGACAACATCGGCTGGGATCAAATCGTCTCCGGTATCATCTTGGGAACCAGCCGACTGCCCGGACAGACCTTTGAAGAATTCATGGCCCAGCAGAGTGAGTTTACCAGTATTAAAGATCGGGCCGACTTTACTGCGCTGGATAACACTATGCCACACTATTGGGCGCGGGGGAATATGACGGTTCCCTCAGATAAAGCGCTGGCCTTTGGTTATACCTTCCTGGGAATGCGGCTGGATTGTGCGCAATGCCATAAACATCCGTTCGATGAATGGTCGAAGCAGGATTTCGAACTCTTTACCGAATTCTTTACCCGGATTAAATTTGGCGTGCCCCCAGATGCAGCTGTGCTGCATGAGCAGACGCGGAATATGCTGGGGGTTCCCGTGAAATTGAATACAGCTGCGTTACGGAGACAGAGTTATTTACGAATCGCAGCGGAAGGACGATCAATTCCCTGGCGCGAGGTTTATATTGAACCTGCCAAAACTGAAAAACAGGTTGCCAAACTGCTGGGGGGAGAGGAAATTGATATCAGTGAGAGCAATGATCCACGAGAGCTGTTGATGCAGTGGATGCTGAACGAACCGAATCACTATTTTGCCAAAGCATTTGTGAACCGGATCTGGGCTCACTATTTCAATGTCGGTATTATCAATCCACCGGACGATCTGAATCAAGCGAATCCGCCCAGCAATAAGGCACTGCTTGATTATCTGGTGAATGGGTTCATTAAGAGTGGATATGATATGAAGTGGCTGCATCGGACGATTGCCAACAGCCGCACCTATCAGCTCAGCTGGCGGCCGCATCTGACGAATCGAAAGGATACGCGTAATTTCAGTCACGCGGTACTGAGACGCCTGCCGGCGGAAGTTGCCATCGATGCCATTCTGCAGGCTACAGCCAGTGAGAAACAGTTGGCAAAACTGGCGACCCACACAGATCGGCGTAAAATTACACAGCATCCGCTTTCCTATCAGACCCGTGCTATTGATTTTTCTCTGCTGGTTTTTGGAAAACCTTTACGAACTACCAATTGTGATTGCGAACGTCAGGATGAACCGACACTCCTGCAGTCGCTGTATGTGCGTAATGATTCGGAAATGCTGGGCCACCTTACACGTTCCGACAGCTGGCTGATGGAACTGAAGGGAAAATCATTCACACAGTCTGAACAGGGAATGCTGGTCACAGAGGCGTATCTGCGCACGCTTTCTCGATTACCGGAAGAATCAGAATGGAAAGAAAGCCTGAAGCATTTGCAAAAAACGGAAACAGTTCAGGAAGGTTTGCATGACCTCTTGTGGGTGTTACTCAATACTCAGGAATTCATTACCAATCATTAA